A window of Lagopus muta isolate bLagMut1 chromosome 16, bLagMut1 primary, whole genome shotgun sequence contains these coding sequences:
- the OPRL1 gene encoding nociceptin receptor isoform X1, translated as MDPLFPAHILEDPDLRKLLNDSSMLNLSFLPSNWFNNGTGDSFLPLSIKITIVVVYSIVCIVGLVGNCSVMYVIVRFTKMKTATNIYIFNLALADTLCLMTLPFQGTDTFLGFWPFGNVLCKIAISIDYYNMFTSTFTLTMMSVDRYIAICHPIKALDIRTPHKAKVVNVCIWALASVFGIPAMVMGSAENENNEIDCLIKLPSPVDYWDPVFGICVFLFSFMIPVLIITICYSLMIRRLKNVRVLSGSKEKDRNLRRITRMVLVVVAVFIICWTPIQIFVLVQCLGAKAESELELAISCFCTALGYANSSLNPVLYAFLDENFKACFKKFCFPTAFRTELQMSNRMCSIAKDVAYACKNSEGTNNPA; from the exons ATGGACCCCCTCTTCCCTGCCCATATTCTGGAAGACCCCGACCTGAGAAAGCTGCTGAACGACTCCTCCATGCTGAACCTGAGCTTTCTCCCCAGCAACTGGTTCAACAACGGCACGGGAGACAGCTTCCTGCCGCTGAGCATCAAGATCACCATTGTGGTCGTCTACTCCATTGTGTGCATTGTGGGGCTGGTGGGCAACTGCTCCGTCATGTATGTGATCGTCAG ATTCACCAAGATGAAGACAGCAACCAACATTTACATCTTTAACCTCGCTCTGGCTGATACCTTGTGTCTGATGACCTTACCCTTCCAAGGTACAGACACGTTCCTGGGCTTCTGGCCTTTTGGCAATGTCCTCTGCAAGATTGCTATTTCTATAGACTACTACAACATGTTCACAAGCACCTTCACCCTGACGATGATGAGTGTGGACCGTTACATCGCTATCTGCCATCCTATCAAAGCTCTGGACATCCGCACTCCTCACAAGGCCAAAGTGGTGAATGTCTGCATCTGGGCGCTCGCTTCTGTCTTTGGCATCCCAGCGATGGTGATGGGATCTGCAGAGAATGAGAACAACG aaatcGATTGTCTAATTAAACTCCCTTCGCCCGTGGATTACTGGGATCCAGTGTTTGGCATCTGcgtttttctcttctcctttatGATCCCTGTGCTGATCATCACCATTTGCTACAGTCTCATGATCAGACGCCTCAAGAACGTCCGTGTCCTCTCGGGCTCCAAGGAGAAGGACCGGAACCTGAGGCGCATCACCCGcatggtgctggtggtggtggccGTCTTCATCATCTGCTGGACTCCCATCCAGATCTTCGTGCTGGTCCAGTGCCTGGGTGCCAAGGCTGAAAGCGAGCTCGAGCTGGCCATCTCCTGCTTCTGCACAGCGCTGGGCTATGCCAACAGCAGCCTGAACCCTGTGCTATATGCCTTCCTAGATGAGAACTTCAAGGCTTGCTTCAAGAAGTTCTGCTTCCCTACTGCCTTCAGAACGGAGCTCCAGATGTCCAACAGGATGTGCAGCATTGCCAAGGATGTGGCTTATGCCTGCAAGAACTCAGAGGGGACTAACAATCCGGCCTGA
- the OPRL1 gene encoding nociceptin receptor isoform X2: MKTATNIYIFNLALADTLCLMTLPFQGTDTFLGFWPFGNVLCKIAISIDYYNMFTSTFTLTMMSVDRYIAICHPIKALDIRTPHKAKVVNVCIWALASVFGIPAMVMGSAENENNEIDCLIKLPSPVDYWDPVFGICVFLFSFMIPVLIITICYSLMIRRLKNVRVLSGSKEKDRNLRRITRMVLVVVAVFIICWTPIQIFVLVQCLGAKAESELELAISCFCTALGYANSSLNPVLYAFLDENFKACFKKFCFPTAFRTELQMSNRMCSIAKDVAYACKNSEGTNNPA; this comes from the exons ATGAAGACAGCAACCAACATTTACATCTTTAACCTCGCTCTGGCTGATACCTTGTGTCTGATGACCTTACCCTTCCAAGGTACAGACACGTTCCTGGGCTTCTGGCCTTTTGGCAATGTCCTCTGCAAGATTGCTATTTCTATAGACTACTACAACATGTTCACAAGCACCTTCACCCTGACGATGATGAGTGTGGACCGTTACATCGCTATCTGCCATCCTATCAAAGCTCTGGACATCCGCACTCCTCACAAGGCCAAAGTGGTGAATGTCTGCATCTGGGCGCTCGCTTCTGTCTTTGGCATCCCAGCGATGGTGATGGGATCTGCAGAGAATGAGAACAACG aaatcGATTGTCTAATTAAACTCCCTTCGCCCGTGGATTACTGGGATCCAGTGTTTGGCATCTGcgtttttctcttctcctttatGATCCCTGTGCTGATCATCACCATTTGCTACAGTCTCATGATCAGACGCCTCAAGAACGTCCGTGTCCTCTCGGGCTCCAAGGAGAAGGACCGGAACCTGAGGCGCATCACCCGcatggtgctggtggtggtggccGTCTTCATCATCTGCTGGACTCCCATCCAGATCTTCGTGCTGGTCCAGTGCCTGGGTGCCAAGGCTGAAAGCGAGCTCGAGCTGGCCATCTCCTGCTTCTGCACAGCGCTGGGCTATGCCAACAGCAGCCTGAACCCTGTGCTATATGCCTTCCTAGATGAGAACTTCAAGGCTTGCTTCAAGAAGTTCTGCTTCCCTACTGCCTTCAGAACGGAGCTCCAGATGTCCAACAGGATGTGCAGCATTGCCAAGGATGTGGCTTATGCCTGCAAGAACTCAGAGGGGACTAACAATCCGGCCTGA